CGACTCGCGCCGCAGCCATCACCTTTGACGATGGATACGCCGACAACCTCACGAACGCCGCGCCATTGCTCAAGGCCCATGGAATGTCGGCAACCTTCTTCATCGCAACGGGGTTTCTCGATGGCGGGATCATGTTCAACGACATGATCATCGAGTCCGTGCGGCGGACGCCCCATGAGGCGCTCTCGCTTGAAGCGTTGGGGCTTGCGCACTTGCCCGTCAATACCACCGAAGACAAGCGCCGTGCCATTGATGCGATCCTGGACAAGGTGAAGTTCCTGCCGCAGGCACAACGGGCAGAAGCTGCAGCGCTAGTCCGTGATCGTGCGAGCGTCGAACTGCCCACTGACTTGATGCTCACCTCGACCGAGTTGATTCGCCTGCGCGATTGCGGCATGGAGATCGGTGCCCACACGATGACGCATCCAATCCTCACCCGCGTGAGTGCAGCGGTTGCGAAGGCAGAGATAGAGGATGGCCGTGATCGTCTTGAGGAACTGCTTGAACAGCGGATTCGCGTTTTTGCCTACCCAAATGGAAAGCGGGGGCGGGACTACGGTGACGAGCATGTGAAGATGGTGCGTGACGCCGGATTCGACTTCGCAGTGAGTACGGATTGGGGCGTTGCGCGCCAGGGGAGCGATCTATTTCAATTGCCTCGCTTCACTCCATGGGACCGTAGCCGTCTGCGATTCAATGCGAGGCTGGCGAAAAATATGCTTCAGGCCAACAAGGTGTGATGGTCTGAAGGCGCGCAGGATAGAGCAGGAGCAGTGGGATGCAAGACCCTATGGCGGGTGAAATCGTAGTGAAGGGCAAGTCGAACCCGTCGCGGATCGTCCAGCTCGATGCGCTTCGCGGGCTCGCTGCAATGGCTGTCGTGCTGTTTCACTTCACGACCAAGTTTCGCGAACTGTATGCCCCATCCGCGGAACTGCCTTTCGAAGTGTCCTGGGGGCACTACGGCGTCAACCTGTTCTTCATCATCAGTGGCTTCGTCATCTTCATGACATTGAGCCGATCGCGAGACTGGCGCGACTTTGTCGTATCGAGATTCAGCCGGCTATATCCCGCCTACTGGTTTGCCGTTGCGCTGACCTTCACCGTTGTCGCGTGGCTCGGCTTGCCCGGCAAAGAGGTTGGCCTATCCGATGCCGTGCTTAACCTGCTCATGTTCCAGACGTGGCTGAAGGTGCCGTCGGTTGACGGTGTTTACTGGACCCTCCTGGTTGAGTTGCACTTCTACGTTCTTGCGTTGCTCCTTTTTCTGTGCAACCAAATGCAGCAATGGGTGAGATGGATCTGGCTCTTGTTTCTGCTGCGGTTGGCTTACCGGCTGTCATCGCACTTTCTCGGTATCGATCTGCCCTACATCGTCCAGTTTGCGCTGATCCTGGATTACATACCTTGGTTTGCGCTGGGCATCAGCGTGTACTTTCTGGTCGAGCGGACGAACTACGACCGGCGGTCGGTATGGATTACCGTGCTGGGGGCGCTCGCGTTGTTACTGCTTTCTGGTGGC
This region of Thauera sp. JM12B12 genomic DNA includes:
- a CDS encoding polysaccharide deacetylase family protein — its product is MSVLIFHRVLTTPDPLFPGEVDSERFDELLDWIGGAFNVMPLSTGLDALKAGTLPTRAAAITFDDGYADNLTNAAPLLKAHGMSATFFIATGFLDGGIMFNDMIIESVRRTPHEALSLEALGLAHLPVNTTEDKRRAIDAILDKVKFLPQAQRAEAAALVRDRASVELPTDLMLTSTELIRLRDCGMEIGAHTMTHPILTRVSAAVAKAEIEDGRDRLEELLEQRIRVFAYPNGKRGRDYGDEHVKMVRDAGFDFAVSTDWGVARQGSDLFQLPRFTPWDRSRLRFNARLAKNMLQANKV
- a CDS encoding acyltransferase, which produces MQDPMAGEIVVKGKSNPSRIVQLDALRGLAAMAVVLFHFTTKFRELYAPSAELPFEVSWGHYGVNLFFIISGFVIFMTLSRSRDWRDFVVSRFSRLYPAYWFAVALTFTVVAWLGLPGKEVGLSDAVLNLLMFQTWLKVPSVDGVYWTLLVELHFYVLALLLFLCNQMQQWVRWIWLLFLLRLAYRLSSHFLGIDLPYIVQFALILDYIPWFALGISVYFLVERTNYDRRSVWITVLGALALLLLSGGLKLLLIAMACFAAVLLAARGRLVGSGGPILVWLGAISYTLYLLHEHIGWAVMRQMSIAGYDYTTFMPLVLLLVLALAWATTVFVERPSMSWIRSRYKTGRRRSVS